One genomic window of Pecten maximus chromosome 3, xPecMax1.1, whole genome shotgun sequence includes the following:
- the LOC117323034 gene encoding dynein regulatory complex subunit 5-like yields the protein MADADPAADGGEKTGEEEAKSTRSGPKSQGGSKPASRAGSAQSGKSGKSGAGSKKSGVPPSPSGSTKDNPAADWRNMRRIIAEDSEWSLATVPLLAELCVKHVVTNFENNSKILNDLLPKHKDKVLERISTDLPLKITANLVDDEGYWKRCCKARWEICDVAAFGNNWKRMYFERNLQSIIENFIPETTDISELNDTLPLSANYVKKIDIRQLLPPVREAPKGPDFDDSSDAGSDTGDEPECDHFNFGPVLKLLPNIEELHLTYGVRDCGMNFEWNLFNFTARDCLQLAQCVAACKGLKVFRLHRSKVDDDKVRVLISHILDHPGLTELDLSHNLIGDRGARAVGKFLNNHSQLVKLNLCDNDIRAAGAQAIAHALTKNTTLDMLNLRLNRLGDEGGQAICRALLRNSTLTTINLGSNDMAEPTAAILSQVVIQNTTLRSIDLTCNKLAQDGGKQIQEGMEDNTSITHMDLTLTDSGQEAEYCIKQILHRNQERERESKIVDQAPPSKKIQPQAAHRFKPIVQKA from the exons ATGGCAGATGCTGATCCAGCAGCGGATGGGGGTGAAAAAACTGGCGAGGAAGAGGCCAAGAGTACCCGTAGTGGCCCTAAAAGTCAGGGAGGGTCCAAACCTGCTTCTAGGGCTGGGTCTGCTCAGTCTGGAAAGAGTGGCAAAAGTGGAGCAGGAAGCAAAAAGAGTGGTGTCCCGCCATCCCCATCAGGGTCGACCAAGGATAACCCAGCCGCTGATTGGAGGAACATGAGGCGTATCATTGCTGAGGATTCAGAATGGTCACTGGCTACAGTCCCTCTACTGGCAGAGCTTTGTGTGAAGCATGTTGTAACAAATTTTGAAA ATAactcaaaaatattaaatgatttgCTGCCAAAACACAAAGACAAAGTGCTAGAAAGAATATCAACAGATCTGCCCTTAAAAATCACAGCAAATTTGGTTGATGATGAAGGCTACTGGAAAAGATGCTGCAAAGCACGCTGGGAAATATGTGATGTTGCTGCTTTTGGCAACAACTGGAAAAGAATGTACTTTGAAAGGAACCTGCAATCCATCATTGAAAATTTTATCCCAGAAACAACAGATATTTCAGAATTGAATGATACACTTCCTCTATCTGCAAATTATGTTAAAAAGATTGATATTCGTCAGTTACTTCCACCAGTCAGAGAGGCTCCCAAGGGACCTGATTTTGATGACTCTTCTGATGCCGGGAGTGACACTGGAGATGAACCGGAGTGTGACCACTTTAACTTTGGTCCTGTTCTTAAACTTCTCCCCAACATTGAGGAGCTACATTTGACATATGGCGTGAGAGACTGTGGTATGAACTTTGAATGGAATCTGTTTAACTTCACTGCAAGAGACTGTTTACAGCTAGCACAGTGTGTGGCAGCCTGCAAAGGACTCAAAGTGTTCAGGCTTCACCGTAGTAAAGTGGACGATGACAAAGTTCGTGTTCTCATAAGTCACATTCTGGATCACCCAGGACTCACAGAACTTGACTTATCACACAATCTCATCGGTGATCGTGGTGCACGAGCCGTCGGAAAGTTTCTGAACAACCATAGTCAGCTAGTTAAGCTGAACCTCTGTGATAATGACATTCGAGCCGCAGGAGCACAGGCAATCGCTCACGCTCTCACCAAGAACACTACCCTAGATATGTTGAACCTGCGACTGAACCGCCTCGGGGATGAAGGGGGGCAGGCCATCTGTCGCGCCCTATTGCGTAACAGTACTCTGACAACCATCAACCTCGGAAGTAATGACATGGCTGAACCAACAGCGGCCATCTTGTCCCAGGTCGTCATACAGAATACAACACTCAGATCCATTGATCTGACTTGTAATAAACTTGCTCAG GATGGTGGTAAACAGATTCAGGAAGGTATGGAGGATAACACCTCGATAACCCACATGGATTTGACTCTGACGGACAGTGGTCAGGAGGCCGAGTATTGCATCAAACAGATTCTTCATCGTAACCAAGAACGAGAACGGGAATCCAAAATCGTCGACCAGGCTCCGCCATCCAAGAAAATTCAGCCACAGGCTGCACATAGATTTAAACCCATTGTGCAAAAAGCCTAG
- the LOC117323033 gene encoding RNA polymerase II-associated protein 1-like, whose amino-acid sequence MLPRPKPGDTEEDLLKFQKEFMANKDKPAVTVVKRPDKRKSSTSDDSKAEDRIEPNRDVVNMEVLPPESESVPPVKKSRFKSQQEEKTRRQKKEAEMNLSPEERIDKTDKSTAAVLTKIIERDTRSSQVQLPRHTSQAFPSVVHYDNPTQNEAKSRGKKKSLFAQQFSRQGAGYFGVMLQQEEAKVSTSPSTHASMETGSSGTDAPHLVEGLGLSATFGKDEVKQIHQENTEKLAAMSEDEILQEQQKLIEMLDPNLVSFIKSKSKKENPASKSTIPPPMSMEKDTSQRAKTESETLDEDELPVKPSKDWVNMDKAEYDKLSWMKELPPPQTGDAQTGQQARFDFRGQLVHADLDLPVTSGLHHHGNEPERAGYTLEELFLLARSTNTQQRVIAFTTMARIFYKARSGELGQLVQSAILPAVLDGGVLFLVRWAMDDKIDMVLSAAVHTLHSLLVNPADELALDRVFSWHQGHVVTELNPSQDQATSKEEDDENTAQETDADVLKRDIVVCLVERMNLLPRIQYLLDQCRPQAPTVLHIISILTRIVRHSSTVAYKVMLCPGLVEMIIREFLPTCWQERGDAPLSDLYGTPVPAVMRLMRTLAQAGRHIAAHLISTLHLHKQLLRYLIADQPRHLQLAESECYQLQIESLRALKLCLLYGLGAETFIDLFPTFVKQLQQLQRDVTDESVSTHRMEMYVELVGVLEGAVHLAGTAGLTNQKAAFVRSEDGMSSESTKAEEVATPTLNWGHVADLLQPLISVLQKHLTDVKDTYQIKKQNLQLSVACINFVTSYYARWQTQVSVSAVVSLQSVEEYLTTVLEPCWAGFGFQVIFSKLSYHSQLLSQSKPLVMETTPSIPGLGCTELNEGQHPILTTGTPYGLVTAILRQIYTLCSIHKGVRARVLPWILSHKDLWVYLQKASTSSSHLHGNHFTKFENILHYFYLKLASMSEPEQLKLDLSVIQRLTLTLLTRLHHGSEHLIHDLLSTVVFSPSLWRLDGDERACGALADLKLSDTQHVTQITEEEPAPQKELLQGCHARLNTLRATYLKSFSHSERMVHRSRYCFTMIPLQTEKFFTPRCGECLMPCDWMFVPLIDLYNVFSSVGGDVQNALSASQLDTVTAVLQWIYLLEVCQGDKMAAISVTLKVSRIMCTFLTGNDLFLDRTVHCYLEALLQRYITPTLLHKLNFEEDIPGLVSFYDLYVALLQQYEAVSFGDSLFGCYLLLPLQQKHAIQLRRSVWVEYRGILRTLYLPVKELLIPVEGFLIPEETDMELLRLYLEGLLSGSVQPRWCPVLYLTAVHHVNRFFYTQDGRHTQLKQGMLRDIVRSLRTEVRQHLLFYKTADVSLNCGMELYETLPPVRQKLVLDIEQSLNET is encoded by the exons ATGTTACCAAGACCAAAACCAGGTGATACGGAGGAAGACCTCCTGAAATTCCAGAAGGAATTCATGGCTAACAAAGATAAACCAGCAGTCACTGTGGTCAAACGTCCGGACAAACGTAAGAGCAGTACCAGTGATGACAGCAAAGCTGAAGACAGGATAGAGCCGAATCGAGATGTAGTTAACATGGAAG TCCTTCCTCCTGAATCAGAAAGTGTCCCACCAGTAAAAAAGTCGAGGTTCAAAAGCCAACAGGAGGAGAAGACTCGAAGACAGAAGAAAGAGGCAGAGATGAATCTAAGTCCTGAGGAAAGAATTGACA aaaccGACAAATCTACTGCTGCAGTTTTGACCAAGATTATT GAAAGGGACACCAGGTCAAGTCAGGTACAACTCCCAAGACATACTAGTCAAGCTTTCCCATCAGTTGTCCATTATGACAACCCAACACAG AATGAAGCCAAAAGTCGTGGAAAGAAGAAGAGTTTATTTGCCCAACAGTTTTCCAGACAGGGCGCTGGCTACTTTGGTGTCATGCTACAACAGGAGGAAGCAAAAGTTTCAACAAGCCCATCAACACATGCTTCTATGGAGACGGGCAGCTCAG GTACTGATGCCCCCCACCTGGTAGAAGGCCTGGGCCTTAGTGCTACCTTTGGAAAGGATGAGGTCAAGCAAATTCACCAAGAGAACACAGAAAAACTGGCCGCAATGTCCGAGGATGAAATCCTACAGGAACAACAAAAGTTGATTGAAATGTTAG ATCCAAACCTGGTGTCTTTTATCAAATCAAAGTCCAAAAAAGAAAACCCTGCATCAAAATCTACCATACCACCACCTATGTCTATGGAGAAGGACACATCTCAGAGAGCTAAAACAGAATCAGAAACTTTAG aTGAGGATGAGCTACCTGTCAAACCCAGCAAAGACTGGGTGAATATGGACAAGGCAGAGTATGACAAGTTATCCTGGATGaaggagttacctccccctCAAACTGGAGATGCACAG ACTGGTCAGCAAGCAAGATTTGACTTCAGAGGCCAACTGGTAcatgctgaccttgaccttcctgTGACCTCTGGATTACATCACCATGGTAACGAACCAGAG AGAGCGGGATATACCCTTGAGGAACTTTTCCTTCTGGCCCGGAGTACCAACACCCAGCAGAGAGTGATAGCATTCACTACAATGGCTCGAATCTTCTACAAG GCCCGGAGTGGTGAGCTCGGTCAGCTTGTTCAGTCGGCTATACTCCCAGCGGTGTTAGACGGAGGTGTGCTGTTCCTGGTGCGATGGGCTATGGATGATAAGATTGACATGGTCTTATCAGCGGCAGTGCACACTCTTCATAGTCTTCTGGTCAACCCTGCAGACGAG CTTGCACTTGACCGTGTTTTCTCCTGGCACCAGGGACATGTCGTTACGGAATTAAACCCCTCACAAGATCAGGCAACATCCAAGGAGGAAGACGATGAAAATACAGCACAAGAAACGGACGCCGACGTCCTGAAGCGGGACATTGTTGTG TGTCTTGTTGAGAGAATGAACCTGTTACCAAGGATACAGTATCTCCTGGACCAGTGTCGTCCTCAGGCTCCCACAGTTCTTCACATTATCAGCATTCTGACTCGAATAGTTAGACATTCCTCAACAGTAGCATATAAG GTGATGCTGTGTCCGGGTTTGGTTGAGATGATAATTCGGGAGTTTTTGCCGACATGCTGGCAGGAACGAG GCGATGCCCCCTTATCTGACCTATATGGCACACCTGTACCTGCTGTGATGCGACTGATGCGGACTCTGGCCCAGGCAGGCAGACATATTGCTGCACACCTG ATATCTACCCTCCATCTACACAAACAACTTTTGCGGTACCTTATCGCTGACCAGCCCAG ACATCTTCAGTTGGCTGAGTCTGAATGTTACCAGTTACAGATCGAGAGTTTACGTGCCCTCAAACTCTGTTTGCTGTATGGCCTGGGGGCGGAAACCTTCAT TGACCTGTTTCCAACATTTGTTAAACAACTTCAGCAGCTACAGCGGGATGTTACAGACGAGTCGGTCAGTACACACAGAATGGAGATGTACGTGGAACTTGTCGGCGTCCTGGAAGGGGCAGTTCACTTAGCTGGAACAGCAGGACTGACCAATCAAAAAGCAGCATTTGTTAGGAG TGAAGATGGCATGTCCTCCGAGTCTACTAAGGCTGAAGAGGTTGCCACGCCGACGCTGAATTGGGGTCATGTGGCTGACCTGTTACAGCCGTTAATATCGGTCCTACAGAAACACTTAACAGATGTCAAGGACACCTACCAAATCAAG AAGCAGAACCTGCAGCTATCGGTGGCCTGTATCAACTTTGTGACATCCTACTATGCACGCTGGCAGACACAGGTGTCGGTCAGTGCTGTGGTCAGTCTTCAAAGTGTGGAGGAGTATCTCACTACTGTTCTCGAGCCGTGCTGGGCTGGTTTTGGGTTCCAGGTCATTTTCTCTAAACTCAG TTACCACTCCCAGCTGTTGAGTCAGTCTAAGCCCTTAGTCATGGAAACAACGCCTAGTATCCCGGGTCTGGGATGTACAGAACTTAATGAGGGCCAACATCCCATCCTCACCACAGGGACACCGTACGGCCTGGTGACAGCCATTCTCAGACAAATATACACTCTTTGTAGTATACACAAGGGAGTCCGAGCCAGG GTGTTACCGTGGATACTGAGTCACAAGGACTTATGGGTTTACCTACAGAAGGCTTCCACCAGTTCTTCACATCTCCATGGCAACCACTTCACCAAGTTTGAAAATATTCTTCATTATTTCTACCTCAAGTTGGCCAGTATGTCG GAGCCAGAGCAGCTGAAGCTTGACCTCTCTGTGATACAAagactgaccttgaccttgctgACCAGACTCCACCATGGAAGTGAGCATCTAATCCACGACCTTCTGTCAACAGTCGTGTTTAGTCCCAGCTTATGGAG GCTTGATGGAGATGAGAGAGCATGTGGGGCCCTAGCTGACCTCAAACTGTCCGATACACAACACGTGACACAAATCACCGAGGAGGAACCCGCCCCTCAGAAAGAGCTACTACAGGGATGTCACGCCCGACTGAACACACTCCGTGCCACCTACCTTAAGTCCTTTAGTCACAGTGAGCGAATGGTTCATAGATCAAG GTACTGTTTTACCATGATTCCTCTTCAGACAGAGAAGTTTTTCACCCCGCGGTGCGGCGAGTGTCTGATGCCCTGTGATTGGATGTTTGTCCCACTTATTGACCTGTACAATGTGTTCAGCTCTGT TGGAGGAGATGTCCAGAATGCACTGTCCGCGAGCCAGCTGGACACAGTGACCGCTGTCCTTCAGTGGATTTACCTGTTGGAGGTGTGCCAGGGAgacaagatggccgccatctccGTCACACTCAAAGTGTCGCGCATCATGTGTACATTCCTCACAG GTAACGATCTCTTCCTTGACCGTACTGTCCACTGTTACCTAGAGGCCCTTCTTCAACGGTACATCACACCAACCCTTCTACACAAGCTCAACTTTGAAGAGGATATTCCCGGACTTGTGTCCTTCTACGACTT ATACGTGGCCCTACTACAGCAGTATGAGGCAGTGTCGTTTGGCGACTCCCTGTTCGGGTGCTACTTACTGCTTCCTCTACAACAGAAACATGCGATACAGCTGAGGAGGTCGGTTTGGGTGGAATACAGAGGGATACTAAGGACCCTGTACCTACCTGTTAAAGAG TTGTTGATCCCCGTCGAGGGCTTCCTGATTCCTGAGGAGACAGACATGGAGTTGCTCCGACTTTATCTGGAGGGCTTGTTGTCAGGAAGTGTCCAGCCTCGATGGTGTCCGGTACTTTACCTCACTGCTGTTCACCATGTCAACAGGTTCTTTTACACCCAGGATGGGAGACATACCCAGCTCAAACAAGGCATGCTCCGTGACATTGTGAGGAGTCTGAGAACG GAAGTGAGACAACACTTACTCTTCTACAAAACGGCAGATGTTTCTCTGAACTGTGGGATGGAACTGTATGAAACTTTGCCGCCAGTACGACAGAAACTTGTCCTGGATATCGAACAAAGCTTAAATGAAACCTAG